A single Mixta calida DNA region contains:
- the pstS gene encoding phosphate ABC transporter substrate-binding protein PstS — protein MTLMRSTVAKLVAATLSLSAVSAFAATDLTGAGGTFPAPVYAKWAADYQQATGSKINYQGIGSSGGVKQIIAKTVDFGASDAPMKDEDLQKNGLFQFPTVIGGVVLAVNLPGVQSGQLTLDGQTVGDIYLGKIKKWNDPAIAKLNPGLKLPETNIAVMRRADGSGTSFVFTSYLSKVNQEWSEKVGKGNTVNWPTGLGGKGNDGIAAFVQRLPGSIGYVEYAYAKQNKLSYTKLIDADGQPVSPTEETFSNAAKGADWSKSYAQDLTNQKGKDAWPITTTTFILMYKNQTNAEKGAEVLKFFDWAYKDGDKTATSLDYATLPDEVVEQIRSDWKAQIKDSSGKALYQ, from the coding sequence ATGACACTGATGCGTAGCACCGTAGCCAAACTTGTTGCCGCCACCCTTTCCCTGAGCGCGGTTTCTGCATTCGCAGCCACCGATCTGACAGGCGCTGGTGGTACCTTCCCGGCTCCGGTTTATGCCAAGTGGGCAGCAGATTATCAGCAAGCGACCGGCAGTAAAATCAACTACCAGGGGATTGGTTCTTCCGGCGGCGTGAAGCAAATCATTGCGAAAACGGTTGATTTTGGTGCGTCCGATGCGCCCATGAAAGATGAAGATCTGCAGAAAAACGGCCTGTTCCAGTTCCCGACCGTGATTGGCGGCGTGGTGCTGGCGGTAAACCTGCCTGGCGTGCAATCCGGTCAGCTGACACTGGACGGACAGACCGTTGGCGATATCTACCTGGGCAAAATCAAAAAGTGGAATGACCCGGCGATCGCCAAACTGAACCCTGGACTGAAGCTACCGGAAACCAATATCGCGGTCATGCGTCGCGCTGACGGTTCAGGCACCTCATTCGTCTTTACCAGCTACCTCTCTAAAGTGAATCAGGAGTGGAGCGAGAAAGTCGGCAAAGGCAATACCGTAAACTGGCCGACCGGTCTGGGCGGTAAAGGCAACGACGGCATCGCCGCCTTCGTTCAGCGTCTGCCTGGCTCCATCGGCTATGTAGAATACGCCTACGCCAAGCAGAACAAGCTGAGCTACACCAAACTGATCGATGCCGATGGTCAGCCGGTCTCTCCGACGGAGGAAACCTTTAGCAATGCGGCGAAAGGCGCTGACTGGAGCAAATCCTACGCGCAGGATCTGACCAATCAGAAAGGAAAAGACGCGTGGCCGATCACCACTACCACCTTCATCCTGATGTACAAGAACCAGACCAACGCGGAAAAAGGTGCTGAAGTGCTGAAATTCTTCGACTGGGCTTATAAAGACGGCGATAAGACGGCGACCAGCCTGGATTATGCAACGCTGCCGGATGAGGTTGTTGAGCAGATCCGCTCTGACTGGAAAGCGCAGATTAAAGACAGCTCCGGTAAGGCGCTGTACCAGTAA
- the pstC gene encoding phosphate ABC transporter permease PstC, with translation MAESRPTFKAPGKQGDIIFGALVKLAALIVLLLLGGIIISLLFSSWPSIEKFGFSFLWNKEWDAPNENFGALVPIYGTVVTSLIALLIAVPVSFGIALFLTELAPGWLRRPLGVAIELLAAIPSIVYGMWGLFVFAPLFAEYFQTPVGNVLSSIPFVGALFEGPAFGIGILAAGVILAIMIIPYIASVMRDVFEQTPVMMKESAYGIGCTTWEVIWRIVLPFTKNGVIGGVMLGLGRALGETMAVTFIIGNTYQLDSVSLYMPGNSITSALANEFAEAESGVHVAALMELGLILFVITFIVLAISKLMILRLAKSEGARS, from the coding sequence ATGGCTGAATCCAGGCCGACATTTAAGGCCCCAGGAAAACAAGGTGACATTATTTTTGGCGCGCTGGTCAAACTGGCTGCGCTGATCGTGCTTTTGTTGCTTGGCGGCATCATTATCTCCCTGCTCTTCTCCTCCTGGCCCAGCATTGAGAAATTCGGTTTCTCTTTCCTGTGGAATAAAGAGTGGGATGCCCCGAATGAAAACTTTGGCGCGCTGGTGCCCATCTACGGCACCGTCGTGACCTCCCTGATCGCACTGCTGATCGCCGTACCGGTCAGCTTCGGCATCGCGCTGTTCCTGACCGAGCTGGCGCCAGGCTGGCTGCGCCGCCCGCTGGGCGTGGCGATCGAACTGTTGGCGGCGATTCCCAGCATCGTGTACGGCATGTGGGGACTGTTTGTCTTCGCGCCTTTGTTCGCTGAATATTTTCAGACGCCGGTGGGCAACGTGCTCTCCAGCATTCCTTTCGTCGGCGCCCTGTTTGAAGGCCCGGCGTTTGGCATCGGCATCCTCGCGGCGGGCGTGATTCTGGCGATCATGATCATTCCCTATATCGCTTCGGTAATGCGCGACGTGTTCGAGCAGACGCCGGTGATGATGAAAGAGTCTGCTTACGGCATCGGCTGCACCACATGGGAAGTCATCTGGCGCATCGTGCTGCCCTTCACCAAGAACGGCGTGATCGGCGGCGTGATGCTCGGTCTGGGACGCGCGCTAGGCGAAACCATGGCGGTGACCTTTATTATCGGTAACACCTACCAGCTCGACAGCGTATCGCTCTATATGCCGGGCAACAGTATCACCTCCGCGCTGGCGAATGAGTTTGCCGAGGCGGAATCAGGCGTGCATGTCGCCGCGCTGATGGAGCTGGGGCTGATCCTGTTTGTCATCACCTTTATCGTGCTGGCGATTTCCAAGCTGATGATTTTACGACTGGCGAAAAGTGAAGGGGCGCGCTCATGA